From one Flavobacterium sp. N502536 genomic stretch:
- a CDS encoding type B 50S ribosomal protein L31 yields the protein MKKGIHPENYRLVAFKDMSNDEVFITKSTADTKETIEVDGVEYPVVKMEISRTSHPFYTGKSKLIDTAGRIDKFKTKYAKHAKK from the coding sequence ATGAAAAAAGGAATTCACCCAGAAAATTACAGATTAGTTGCATTTAAAGACATGTCAAATGACGAAGTTTTTATCACTAAATCTACTGCAGATACAAAAGAAACAATTGAAGTTGACGGAGTTGAGTATCCAGTTGTAAAAATGGAGATTTCTAGAACATCTCACCCATTTTATACTGGTAAATCTAAACTTATCGATACTGCAGGACGTATTGATAAATTCAAAACTAAATATGCAAAACACGCTAAAAAATAA
- a CDS encoding DUF4199 domain-containing protein, translated as MINEVIKKNGITYGVMIGIASALFTATIYAIDLNLFTAWWMGIIGIVISLTISIILLSKTKKELKGVFSFKEAFTTYFLAAVIGVLISTLFNIVLFNVIDPGAKDTLNEIMIKYTANMMQKFGAPASSINEAISKMKESSPYSTFELLKGSVFAIVISAIFGLIFAAFFKSKTTQE; from the coding sequence ATGATTAATGAAGTTATAAAAAAGAATGGAATTACTTACGGTGTAATGATTGGAATTGCATCTGCATTATTTACTGCTACAATATATGCAATCGATTTAAATCTGTTCACTGCCTGGTGGATGGGCATTATCGGCATCGTAATCAGTCTGACAATCAGTATTATTTTACTTTCTAAAACCAAGAAAGAATTAAAAGGAGTTTTTTCGTTCAAGGAGGCTTTTACAACTTACTTTTTGGCAGCTGTAATTGGCGTTTTAATTTCTACCTTATTTAATATTGTTTTATTTAACGTTATTGATCCGGGTGCAAAAGACACTCTGAATGAAATCATGATCAAATATACGGCAAACATGATGCAGAAATTTGGAGCTCCTGCTTCGTCTATCAATGAAGCCATTAGCAAAATGAAAGAAAGCAGCCCTTACTCGACTTTCGAATTATTAAAAGGATCTGTTTTTGCAATCGTTATCAGTGCCATTTTTGGATTAATTTTCGCAGCATTTTTTAAAAGCAAAACTACACAAGAATAA
- a CDS encoding ABC transporter permease → MQNFFSLLKREFQLFWKNNVLRILFIGAPILYGVLLGYVYGKGKVTDLPIIVVDQDRSELSSKAIQMFEDNEVISISSLLYDQNNLSKIAIQKEAACVVIIPKDFEKMTLTKKYPEITTIVNTSNVLTANYASTAIQICLGTLKAGVQIETLRKQGVPENLLASQYEPFKTTFIKKYNRSTNYMYFLWPGVLATVLQQVLLLGLALSFASEFENGTFKDLVKKCPSVLKMLTVKIIPYLIMSFGIWIIYWLFTLWFRLPFYENLAPLTFIAGIFVLSVSFIGILVSIVVPNQLKATEILMVIATPSFILSGFTWPLTQMPQAVQAIANVIPLTHFLKAFRILIIEDGTYSQTTTAVWNMIIIGAICSVLAYVALYFKKRAVLKKEI, encoded by the coding sequence ATGCAAAATTTCTTTTCATTGCTTAAACGGGAATTTCAGTTATTCTGGAAAAATAATGTCCTGAGAATCCTTTTTATTGGCGCACCTATTCTATATGGCGTTTTACTGGGCTATGTTTACGGAAAAGGCAAGGTTACCGATTTACCTATTATTGTGGTCGATCAGGACCGCTCTGAGTTAAGCTCAAAAGCAATCCAGATGTTTGAGGACAATGAAGTGATTTCGATTTCCTCCCTTTTATACGATCAGAACAACCTTTCTAAGATTGCCATTCAAAAAGAAGCCGCCTGTGTGGTTATTATTCCAAAGGATTTCGAGAAAATGACACTCACCAAAAAGTATCCTGAAATCACCACCATCGTAAACACTTCCAATGTTTTGACCGCTAACTATGCCTCCACAGCAATACAAATTTGTTTGGGGACTTTAAAAGCCGGTGTTCAGATTGAAACTTTACGAAAACAAGGTGTACCCGAAAATTTACTTGCTTCACAATACGAGCCCTTCAAAACTACTTTTATTAAAAAATACAATCGAAGTACGAACTATATGTATTTTCTCTGGCCGGGAGTTTTAGCAACCGTGCTTCAACAGGTTTTACTGTTAGGGCTGGCATTATCATTTGCATCAGAATTTGAAAACGGAACTTTTAAGGACCTGGTCAAAAAATGCCCTTCTGTTTTAAAAATGTTGACTGTAAAAATCATTCCATACCTGATCATGAGCTTTGGAATCTGGATCATCTACTGGCTTTTCACTTTGTGGTTCCGACTGCCATTTTATGAAAATCTGGCCCCGCTGACTTTCATCGCCGGAATATTTGTGCTCTCTGTTTCTTTTATCGGAATTCTAGTGAGCATCGTAGTGCCGAATCAACTGAAAGCAACCGAGATTTTAATGGTCATTGCCACGCCAAGTTTTATCCTGAGTGGTTTCACCTGGCCCTTAACTCAGATGCCTCAGGCGGTACAAGCCATTGCCAATGTTATTCCGCTCACCCACTTTTTGAAAGCGTTCCGAATATTAATTATTGAAGATGGCACGTATTCGCAAACCACAACAGCGGTCTGGAATATGATTATTATTGGGGCTATCTGTTCTGTTCTTGCCTATGTTGCCTTGTACTTTAAAAAGAGGGCCGTTCTTAAAAAAGAAATTTAA
- a CDS encoding ABC-F family ATP-binding cassette domain-containing protein, whose amino-acid sequence MITVNDISVQFGGTTLFSDVSFAINENDKIALMGKNGAGKSTLLKIIAGQSKPSTGSISTPKDAVVAYLPQHLLTKDGSTVMEEASKAFGEIFRMKAEIDEINEQLTVRTDYESDAYMKLIERVSDLSEKYYAIEEVNYEAEVEKILIGLGFEREDFTRQTSEFSGGWRMRIELAKILLQKPDLILLDEPTNHMDIESIQWLEEFLVTSAKAVVVISHDRAFVDNITNRTIEVTMGRIYDYKAKYSHYLELRKDRRIHQQKAYDEQQKMIADNRAFIDRFKGTFSKTDAVQSRVKMLEKLEIVQVDEVDTSALRLKFPPAARSGQYPVIVKEMSKTYGDYVVFKDANIVIERGQKVAFVGKNGEGKSTMIKAIMKEIGVDSGSVEVGHNAQIGYFAQNQASLLDENATIFETIDAIAVGDIRTQIKNILGAFMFQGDDITKKVKVLSGGEKTRLAMIKLLLEPVNLLILDEPSNHLDMKTKDIIKDALRDFDGTLILVSHDRDFLDGLATKVFEFGNKRVKEHFEDVAGFLAHKKMDSMREIEK is encoded by the coding sequence ATGATTACAGTTAACGATATTTCAGTTCAGTTTGGTGGAACTACATTATTTAGCGATGTTTCTTTTGCTATCAATGAAAATGATAAAATTGCCCTTATGGGTAAAAATGGTGCGGGAAAATCGACACTTTTAAAAATAATTGCGGGACAAAGTAAACCTTCTACCGGAAGTATCTCAACTCCAAAAGATGCTGTTGTGGCTTATTTGCCGCAGCATTTACTAACTAAAGACGGTTCTACTGTAATGGAAGAAGCTTCTAAGGCTTTTGGCGAGATTTTTAGAATGAAAGCTGAAATCGATGAAATCAATGAGCAATTAACCGTTCGTACTGATTATGAAAGTGATGCTTATATGAAACTGATCGAAAGAGTTTCAGATTTAAGCGAGAAATATTATGCTATTGAAGAAGTAAACTACGAAGCTGAAGTAGAGAAAATTTTGATAGGTTTAGGTTTTGAGCGCGAAGATTTTACACGTCAGACTTCTGAATTTTCAGGAGGATGGAGAATGCGTATCGAATTGGCTAAAATTCTTCTTCAAAAACCGGATTTGATTTTGCTGGATGAGCCAACCAACCACATGGATATCGAAAGTATTCAATGGCTCGAAGAGTTTTTAGTGACTTCTGCAAAAGCAGTTGTGGTAATTTCGCACGATAGAGCGTTTGTAGATAACATTACAAACAGAACTATTGAAGTGACTATGGGAAGAATTTATGACTATAAAGCAAAATACTCTCATTATTTAGAACTTAGAAAAGACCGTCGTATACATCAGCAAAAAGCTTACGATGAGCAGCAAAAAATGATCGCAGACAACAGAGCGTTCATTGATCGTTTTAAAGGAACTTTTTCGAAAACGGATGCGGTTCAGTCTCGTGTCAAAATGTTAGAAAAATTAGAGATTGTTCAGGTTGATGAAGTAGATACCTCGGCATTACGTTTAAAATTCCCACCAGCTGCACGTTCAGGTCAATATCCTGTTATTGTAAAAGAAATGTCTAAAACGTACGGGGATTATGTTGTTTTTAAAGATGCCAATATCGTAATCGAACGTGGTCAGAAAGTTGCTTTTGTTGGAAAAAATGGAGAAGGAAAATCGACCATGATTAAAGCGATCATGAAAGAAATAGGTGTTGATTCAGGAAGCGTTGAAGTAGGTCATAATGCACAAATTGGATATTTTGCACAAAATCAGGCTTCATTGTTGGATGAAAACGCTACTATTTTCGAAACGATTGATGCTATTGCTGTGGGGGATATTCGTACGCAGATCAAAAACATTTTGGGTGCCTTTATGTTCCAGGGTGATGATATTACCAAAAAAGTAAAAGTACTTTCTGGTGGAGAAAAAACACGTCTGGCCATGATTAAATTGTTGTTGGAACCTGTTAACTTATTGATTCTGGATGAGCCTTCGAATCACCTGGACATGAAAACCAAAGATATTATTAAAGATGCCCTGAGAGATTTCGACGGAACTTTAATTCTGGTTTCTCACGACCGTGATTTCCTTGACGGATTGGCTACTAAAGTTTTCGAATTTGGTAACAAACGTGTAAAAGAACATTTTGAAGATGTGGCAGGCTTCCTGGCGCATAAAAAAATGGATTCTATGCGAGAAATAGAAAAATAA
- a CDS encoding HlyD family secretion protein, whose protein sequence is MKKAIISTTIIFLFLACQKAKKGDLIQGKIEKEQIAVVSKIPGKILKIFVKEGDLVQKGDTLAILDIPEVDAKKNQAEGAVVSAKAQYKMAVKGATENQIKQLEAKKMGLKEQYEFAQKSIRRLTNMLKDSLISQQTYDETFAKYQGAQAQYNAVIAELDDAKKGARIEQQTMALGQQDRALGALQEVETANKERYIIAPQNMSIETITLNLGELALPGYTLFNGYISNSTYFRFTIPEKQLGDFKKGQEITVHVPYKKENIKGTISTIKQLGAYGNIATAYPDYEMQESLFEIKITPSNIEQTKDLITKTTVTLSL, encoded by the coding sequence ATGAAAAAAGCAATCATTAGCACCACAATCATTTTCCTTTTTTTAGCCTGTCAGAAAGCAAAAAAAGGAGATTTAATTCAGGGGAAAATAGAAAAAGAGCAAATTGCCGTTGTGAGTAAGATTCCGGGTAAGATTCTGAAAATATTTGTCAAAGAAGGTGATCTGGTTCAGAAAGGAGACACGCTGGCAATACTGGATATTCCTGAAGTAGATGCCAAAAAAAATCAGGCCGAAGGAGCCGTCGTATCTGCGAAAGCCCAATATAAAATGGCCGTAAAGGGTGCTACTGAAAATCAGATAAAACAATTGGAAGCCAAGAAAATGGGATTGAAAGAACAGTACGAGTTTGCTCAGAAATCGATCCGACGACTGACCAATATGCTTAAGGATTCTCTGATCTCGCAACAAACTTACGATGAAACTTTTGCCAAGTACCAGGGCGCACAGGCACAATACAATGCCGTGATTGCCGAACTGGACGATGCTAAAAAAGGAGCGCGAATCGAACAGCAAACGATGGCACTCGGACAACAGGACCGGGCGCTTGGAGCCTTGCAGGAGGTCGAAACCGCCAACAAGGAGCGCTATATCATTGCCCCGCAAAACATGAGCATCGAGACCATTACTTTAAACCTTGGCGAACTGGCCTTGCCTGGCTACACCCTATTTAATGGCTACATCTCCAACAGTACTTATTTTCGTTTTACAATTCCCGAAAAACAATTGGGCGATTTTAAAAAAGGGCAGGAAATCACCGTTCACGTTCCCTATAAAAAAGAAAACATCAAAGGAACTATCTCGACTATAAAACAATTGGGAGCTTATGGCAATATCGCCACGGCCTATCCTGATTATGAAATGCAGGAAAGCTTGTTTGAAATAAAAATAACGCCTTCCAACATTGAGCAAACAAAAGATCTCATTACCAAAACGACCGTCACCTTATCTCTTTAA
- a CDS encoding GlmU family protein has translation MNYILFDGPVRNALLPFTFTRPVADILIGIMTIRQKWEACLGSTITTITEDYLSEKFPMVELEENVMINAAYLPNDTLAEMVSNLTTNQAIFKGEDVIAFFTNENQEEVDFDSYEIIQYNEDCLTVEHTWDIFSKNDAAIREDFQYLTEDRKSQPIPKSVNVIAPENIFLEEGAKLEFVTLNASNGPIYIGKNAEIMEGTVIRGPFALCENAQVKLNAKVYGATTVGPGSRIGGEVKNSVLFANSNKGHDGFLGDSVLGEWCNIGADSNNSNLKNNYEEVKLWSYETEGFAKTGLQFCGLMMGDHSKCGINTMFNTGTVVGVSANIFGSGFPRNFVPSFSWGGAAGFTTYVTKKAFETAKLVMGRRNIDFDATEAAILEHIFEETKKWRKD, from the coding sequence ATGAATTACATTCTTTTTGACGGTCCCGTCCGGAATGCTTTATTACCTTTTACTTTTACAAGACCTGTTGCCGATATATTAATTGGAATTATGACGATTCGCCAGAAATGGGAAGCATGTCTGGGTTCGACAATTACTACCATTACTGAAGATTATTTATCAGAAAAATTTCCAATGGTAGAATTGGAAGAAAATGTAATGATTAACGCGGCGTATTTGCCAAATGATACGCTTGCTGAAATGGTTTCTAATCTGACTACAAATCAGGCTATTTTTAAAGGAGAGGATGTAATCGCTTTTTTTACCAATGAAAATCAGGAAGAAGTTGATTTCGATTCGTATGAAATCATCCAATACAATGAAGATTGTCTGACCGTAGAACATACCTGGGATATCTTTTCTAAAAATGATGCTGCAATTCGCGAAGATTTTCAGTATTTGACTGAAGACCGAAAATCACAGCCAATTCCGAAAAGCGTCAATGTGATTGCACCCGAAAATATATTTCTTGAAGAAGGAGCGAAATTAGAGTTTGTAACACTGAATGCTTCAAACGGGCCTATCTATATCGGTAAGAATGCCGAAATTATGGAGGGTACTGTAATTCGTGGTCCTTTTGCTTTGTGTGAAAATGCACAGGTAAAACTAAATGCTAAAGTTTACGGAGCTACAACAGTAGGACCGGGGTCAAGAATTGGCGGGGAAGTTAAGAACTCGGTGCTTTTTGCCAATTCAAACAAAGGACATGATGGTTTCTTAGGAGATTCTGTTTTAGGGGAATGGTGTAATATTGGAGCAGACAGTAATAATTCGAACCTGAAAAACAATTACGAAGAAGTGAAATTATGGAGCTATGAAACAGAAGGGTTTGCCAAAACAGGACTTCAGTTTTGTGGTTTAATGATGGGAGATCATAGTAAATGCGGAATCAATACCATGTTCAATACCGGAACAGTAGTAGGAGTAAGCGCTAATATCTTCGGAAGTGGATTTCCGCGCAATTTTGTTCCGAGTTTTTCATGGGGCGGAGCAGCCGGTTTTACGACTTATGTCACCAAAAAAGCTTTTGAAACTGCAAAATTAGTAATGGGACGCCGAAACATCGACTTCGATGCAACAGAAGCTGCAATCTTAGAGCACATTTTTGAGGAAACTAAAAAATGGAGAAAAGACTAA